From the genome of Streptomyces sp. NBC_00659, one region includes:
- a CDS encoding PI-PLC domain-containing protein — protein MRPSRRSLLAATAVLGSVFAVPAPAGAAEVPVAGTYFVQSAITGLNAADSAGAVVQHNPKGNEDRQQWTLRQSGSSSVLESTDSAGSCLGRSGDQARTVACTSADAAWEVTPGGADRYTLKAPGSERYLTVTDKSAGSNYPAQLAIGSPGALASWYLTPAAPAARPMPPQDQRTLDQVTFLTAHNAYANGVDGGFAPPFVNLVPNQKRGINQQLADGVRGFMLDLHQTPDGAILCHNSCTLVSRPVALWVDLQRMVDFLEQHPDQVVTVFLEDYVDPGVLRSELARVNGLSDVLYRPDLTGVRENGWPKLADLTAAGHRLLIFTDHSRSSDESAGLTRDSFGVMYQREWTVENYWSMGSGLGSSDWSCYSRWYDAGTNVPLTRTENGFRPLFVMNHFRDAAISGTAGTDNTKLADRARRFCEPAARKKPNYLAVDRYDLGDPGSAVNTLNTYVYP, from the coding sequence ATGAGACCGAGCCGACGCTCCCTGCTCGCCGCCACCGCTGTACTGGGCTCCGTTTTCGCCGTCCCCGCGCCCGCCGGCGCCGCCGAAGTCCCCGTCGCGGGCACCTACTTCGTCCAGAGCGCCATCACGGGACTGAACGCGGCCGACAGCGCGGGCGCGGTCGTCCAGCACAACCCCAAGGGAAACGAGGACCGCCAGCAGTGGACCCTGCGCCAGAGCGGTTCCTCCTCCGTGCTCGAAAGCACTGACAGCGCGGGCAGTTGCCTGGGCCGCTCGGGAGACCAGGCCCGGACCGTCGCCTGTACGAGCGCCGACGCCGCCTGGGAGGTGACACCGGGCGGAGCCGACCGATACACACTCAAAGCCCCGGGATCCGAACGGTACTTGACGGTCACCGACAAGTCCGCGGGCTCCAACTATCCGGCCCAGCTGGCGATCGGCTCACCGGGCGCTCTCGCGTCCTGGTACCTCACCCCGGCCGCGCCCGCGGCCCGGCCGATGCCACCGCAGGACCAACGCACCCTGGACCAGGTCACGTTCCTCACCGCGCACAACGCCTACGCGAACGGCGTGGACGGCGGATTCGCCCCGCCCTTCGTCAACCTCGTGCCGAATCAGAAGCGCGGTATCAACCAGCAACTGGCCGACGGTGTACGGGGCTTCATGCTCGACCTGCACCAGACTCCCGACGGCGCGATCCTGTGTCACAACAGCTGCACCCTCGTCAGCAGGCCGGTCGCGCTCTGGGTCGACCTCCAGCGCATGGTCGACTTCCTCGAACAGCACCCCGACCAGGTCGTCACCGTGTTCCTGGAGGACTACGTCGATCCGGGCGTCCTGCGCTCCGAACTCGCCCGCGTGAACGGCCTGTCCGACGTCCTCTACCGTCCCGACCTGACCGGCGTGCGCGAGAACGGCTGGCCGAAGCTCGCGGATCTCACCGCGGCGGGACACCGCCTGCTCATCTTCACCGACCACAGCCGTTCATCGGACGAGTCCGCCGGACTGACCCGGGACAGCTTCGGCGTCATGTACCAGCGCGAGTGGACCGTCGAGAACTACTGGTCCATGGGCTCGGGCCTCGGCTCCTCGGACTGGTCCTGCTACAGCCGCTGGTACGACGCGGGCACGAACGTACCGCTCACCCGTACCGAGAACGGCTTCCGCCCGCTCTTCGTCATGAACCACTTCCGTGACGCCGCGATCTCCGGGACCGCCGGGACGGACAACACCAAACTCGCCGACCGGGCCCGCCGCTTCTGCGAGCCGGCCGCCCGAAAGAAGCCCAACTACCTCGCGGTCGACCGCTACGACCTGGGCGATCCCGGCTCCGCGGTGAACACGCTGAACACGTACGTGTATCCGTAG
- a CDS encoding VOC family protein, whose amino-acid sequence MRRIALVTLVVDDYDEAVRHYTEALGFRLVEDTPRPDGSRWVVVEPGADGGGTGLLLARAKDETQRGRIGDQTGGRVGFFLYTDDFARDHARMSAAGVTFLEEPRHEPYGSVAVFQDLYGNRWDLLQPAG is encoded by the coding sequence ATGAGACGCATCGCCCTGGTCACCCTCGTCGTCGACGACTACGACGAGGCCGTCCGTCACTACACCGAAGCCCTCGGTTTCCGCCTCGTCGAGGACACCCCGAGGCCCGACGGCTCCCGCTGGGTCGTGGTCGAGCCGGGTGCGGACGGCGGTGGAACCGGGCTGCTGCTCGCCCGGGCCAAGGACGAGACGCAGCGCGGCCGGATCGGCGACCAGACCGGCGGACGTGTCGGCTTCTTCCTGTACACCGACGACTTCGCCCGCGACCACGCCAGGATGAGCGCCGCGGGCGTGACCTTCCTGGAGGAGCCGCGCCACGAGCCGTACGGCTCGGTCGCCGTCTTCCAGGACCTGTACGGCAACCGCTGGGACCTGCTCCAGCCCGCGGGCTGA
- a CDS encoding phosphatase PAP2 family protein — MKRQGTSDIAASTALGSLVAFVLLALVVTGHDGAPLSGDSGLTSWSLTHRPDVALAMARGVTYTGTGVVPYALVVLAGLLLGRTARGRVRAVAACVCALAVAQALRFAVMSLIARPRPPVANWATHASGWSFPSGHTTTSAVAGGLLILAVLARAPQSRRALVLLIGCWAVLVGLSRVYLGVHWFSDVVGGWLFATCWLSLLVYVLARFFPQIHSATTAPPPPLREDPTANHGL; from the coding sequence ATGAAGCGACAGGGCACCAGCGACATCGCCGCATCGACCGCGCTGGGGAGCCTGGTGGCGTTCGTGCTGCTGGCTCTGGTCGTGACCGGTCACGACGGTGCCCCCCTGTCCGGCGACTCCGGGCTGACCTCCTGGTCGCTCACACACCGCCCGGACGTGGCGCTCGCCATGGCACGCGGCGTGACCTACACCGGCACCGGAGTCGTCCCGTACGCGCTGGTCGTCCTGGCCGGCCTGCTTCTCGGCCGGACGGCACGGGGGCGGGTCCGCGCCGTGGCCGCCTGTGTATGCGCTCTGGCCGTCGCGCAGGCCCTGCGGTTCGCCGTGATGTCACTGATCGCCCGTCCCCGGCCCCCCGTGGCGAACTGGGCGACCCATGCCTCGGGGTGGTCGTTCCCGTCCGGTCACACCACCACCTCCGCCGTCGCGGGCGGGCTGCTCATCCTCGCGGTGCTCGCCCGCGCCCCGCAGTCCAGGAGAGCCCTCGTCCTGCTCATCGGCTGCTGGGCCGTGCTCGTCGGCCTGTCACGCGTCTACCTGGGCGTTCACTGGTTCTCCGACGTCGTGGGCGGCTGGCTGTTCGCCACCTGCTGGCTGAGCCTGCTCGTGTACGTCCTCGCACGGTTCTTCCCTCAGATCCACTCCGCGACAACGGCGCCCCCGCCCCCTCTCCGCGAAGACCCCACGGCGAACCACGGGCTGTAG
- a CDS encoding Rv1733c family protein, translating into MRGAQGARQWCWRWRRNPLRRRDDVFEAWIVLIVWTVMVLGGTLAGLVTAHAADESFTRLRHDRHAIPAILVSGTERAVPAGEGSSFDHVRATVRWTTPDGSPHIGSALVESGHKAGSHVVIWTDPQGRPTTAPPTTSAAATESTLLGVAAAVALGGLVFGVGGLVRWRLDQRRYRRWEREWERLGPQWGHKTP; encoded by the coding sequence ATGCGCGGAGCACAGGGTGCGAGGCAGTGGTGCTGGCGCTGGCGGAGGAATCCGCTGCGTCGCCGTGACGACGTCTTCGAGGCGTGGATCGTGCTGATCGTCTGGACGGTGATGGTGCTGGGCGGCACCCTCGCCGGCCTGGTGACCGCCCACGCCGCCGACGAGTCGTTCACGCGGCTGCGCCACGACCGGCACGCCATCCCGGCCATACTGGTCAGCGGTACGGAAAGGGCGGTACCCGCCGGAGAGGGCTCGTCCTTCGACCATGTCCGGGCGACGGTCCGCTGGACGACGCCGGACGGGTCGCCACACATCGGCAGCGCCCTGGTGGAATCCGGGCACAAGGCCGGATCGCACGTGGTGATCTGGACGGATCCGCAGGGCCGGCCCACCACGGCACCGCCGACCACGAGCGCCGCGGCCACCGAGTCCACCCTGCTGGGCGTCGCCGCCGCCGTGGCCCTGGGCGGCCTGGTCTTCGGCGTGGGCGGCCTCGTCCGGTGGCGGCTCGACCAGCGGCGCTACCGCCGGTGGGAGCGCGAGTGGGAGCGGCTCGGACCGCAGTGGGGGCACAAGACGCCCTGA
- a CDS encoding Crp/Fnr family transcriptional regulator, which translates to MNTSTTSTMLRALPAHQQERLLRMAREVSFPEGTRLFEEGRHADRFWIIRTGTVSLDMRVPGRRAAVIEILGHNELVGWSWLFAPHTWHLGAEATSPVRAYEFDAEDVRALCREDPELGMAVAQWAGEIVGHRLQSARTRLLDLYAPYGSGSAR; encoded by the coding sequence ATGAACACTTCCACCACATCCACCATGCTGCGGGCGCTGCCCGCCCACCAGCAGGAACGGCTGCTGCGCATGGCCCGCGAGGTGTCGTTCCCCGAGGGCACCCGGCTGTTCGAGGAAGGCCGTCACGCGGACAGGTTCTGGATCATCCGGACCGGGACGGTGTCGCTCGACATGCGGGTCCCGGGTCGCCGTGCGGCCGTCATCGAGATCCTCGGTCACAACGAACTCGTCGGTTGGTCCTGGCTGTTCGCCCCGCACACCTGGCATCTGGGCGCCGAGGCGACGAGCCCGGTGCGCGCCTACGAGTTCGACGCCGAGGACGTCCGGGCACTGTGCCGCGAAGACCCCGAGCTGGGAATGGCCGTGGCCCAGTGGGCGGGCGAGATCGTCGGCCACCGGCTCCAGTCGGCCCGGACCCGGCTGCTCGACCTGTACGCCCCTTACGGCAGCGGCAGCGCGCGCTGA
- the gndA gene encoding NADP-dependent phosphogluconate dehydrogenase — protein sequence MKATAQIGVTGLAVMGRNLARNFARNGYTVAVHNRTPARTKALVEEFGHEGSFVAAESAEDFVAALERPRRLMIMVQAGAATDAVIEEFAPLLEDGDVIIDGGNAHFSDTRRREQSLRERGIHFVGAGVSGGEEGALNGPSIMPGGSPESYASLGPMFESISAKVDGEPCATHIGTDGAGHFVKMVHNGIEYADMQLIGEAYDLLRRVGGYTPQQIAEIFRRWNKGRLDSYLIEITAEVLAHTDAATGEPFVDVVVDAAGQKGTGRWTVQTALDLGSPVTAIAQATFARAASSQGELRAAYRGLPGGTHWDLSATEAERFTSQVEHALYASKLIAYDQGWKMILDAAAEYGWDIDLGEVAKIWRGGCIVRAAFLDRIRAAYAVDPGLVSLLSDAGFATEIKDAQVPWREVVSTATRRGVPVPAFSAALSYYDTLRADRLPAALTQGQRDFFGAHTYRRTDRQGSFHTLWGEASRSETEVL from the coding sequence ATGAAGGCGACCGCGCAGATCGGCGTCACAGGGCTCGCGGTGATGGGCCGCAACCTGGCCCGCAACTTCGCCCGGAACGGCTACACCGTCGCCGTCCACAACCGCACCCCCGCACGCACCAAGGCACTGGTCGAGGAGTTCGGGCACGAGGGCTCCTTCGTCGCGGCCGAGTCGGCCGAGGACTTCGTGGCGGCGCTGGAACGCCCCCGACGCCTCATGATCATGGTGCAGGCGGGTGCCGCCACTGACGCCGTCATCGAGGAATTCGCCCCGCTGCTCGAAGACGGCGACGTGATCATCGACGGGGGCAACGCCCACTTCAGCGACACCCGTCGTCGTGAGCAGTCGCTGCGCGAACGCGGCATCCACTTCGTCGGCGCGGGCGTGTCCGGCGGCGAGGAGGGCGCCCTCAACGGGCCGAGCATCATGCCGGGCGGCTCCCCCGAGTCGTACGCCTCGCTGGGCCCGATGTTCGAGTCGATCAGTGCCAAGGTGGACGGCGAGCCGTGCGCCACGCACATCGGCACCGACGGCGCCGGACACTTCGTCAAGATGGTGCACAACGGCATCGAGTACGCCGACATGCAGCTCATCGGCGAGGCCTACGACCTCCTCCGGCGCGTCGGCGGCTACACGCCGCAGCAGATCGCGGAGATCTTCCGGCGCTGGAACAAGGGCCGCCTCGACTCGTACCTCATCGAGATCACCGCCGAGGTCCTCGCGCACACGGACGCCGCCACCGGCGAGCCGTTCGTGGACGTCGTGGTCGACGCCGCCGGGCAGAAGGGCACCGGCCGCTGGACCGTGCAGACCGCCCTGGACCTCGGCTCCCCGGTCACCGCCATCGCGCAGGCGACCTTCGCCCGCGCCGCCTCCAGCCAGGGCGAACTGCGCGCCGCCTACCGGGGCCTGCCCGGCGGCACCCACTGGGACCTGTCGGCGACGGAGGCCGAGCGGTTCACCAGCCAGGTCGAACACGCCCTGTACGCATCGAAGCTGATCGCCTACGACCAGGGCTGGAAGATGATCCTGGACGCCGCCGCCGAGTACGGCTGGGACATCGACCTCGGTGAGGTCGCGAAGATCTGGCGCGGTGGCTGCATCGTCCGCGCGGCGTTCCTCGACCGGATCCGCGCCGCGTACGCCGTCGATCCGGGCCTGGTCAGCCTGCTGTCGGACGCGGGGTTCGCCACCGAGATCAAGGACGCCCAGGTCCCGTGGCGCGAGGTCGTCTCCACGGCCACCCGCAGAGGCGTTCCGGTGCCCGCGTTCTCCGCGGCGCTGTCCTACTACGACACGCTGCGCGCCGACCGGCTGCCGGCCGCCCTGACCCAGGGCCAGCGCGACTTCTTCGGTGCCCACACCTACCGGCGCACCGACCGCCAGGGCAGCTTCCACACGCTGTGGGGCGAGGCGTCCCGCAGCGAGACCGAGGTCCTGTGA
- a CDS encoding purine-cytosine permease family protein, translating into MPLAHVPGGLPADSRPAVFDGRMPTAPGDLRVEGHGIEPVPESNRYGGAGRLFTVWFAPNLTMTGVFTGTIGIALGLDFGTALAAVVLGTVIGALPTAYLSTWGGLTGTGQLPLARLAFGRAVVLPGMLQWLSSVAWDALIGLFGGDALARLCGWPFWLGVLVMMAAQGALGVLGYEAIHRLQIVMTFVLAVAFAVIAWRMLDGVHPATTGAASGADRAGAFVLTSTIALSLSLSWAPYAGDFSRYLPRSTSRPRMFWCTLIGLVASFVAVQVLGLWGASVLTDQTAAGVDSLLGGGSAGAFGLLAVALAAVCSNAMNDYSGSLALQTLGVRMPRPLAAALAAALGFPLVLWMHAADTTARFQNVLLFVGCWIPGFVAIVVVDWIARGRERGDAPVDVAVEMSRPRSGWPSLVAFVAAFGAAVPFMDTSLYVGPVADALHGADLSYYVAFLVALALYAPLRLRRRV; encoded by the coding sequence ATGCCATTGGCGCATGTTCCCGGCGGGCTGCCCGCCGACAGCCGGCCCGCCGTCTTCGACGGACGGATGCCCACCGCACCCGGCGACCTGCGGGTGGAGGGGCACGGCATCGAGCCGGTTCCCGAGAGCAACCGGTACGGCGGGGCCGGGCGCCTGTTCACCGTGTGGTTCGCCCCGAACCTGACGATGACGGGCGTGTTCACCGGCACCATCGGGATCGCGCTGGGCCTGGACTTCGGCACCGCGCTCGCCGCGGTCGTCCTCGGAACCGTGATCGGCGCCCTGCCCACCGCCTACCTCAGCACCTGGGGCGGGCTCACCGGCACCGGCCAACTCCCGCTCGCACGGCTCGCGTTCGGCCGGGCGGTGGTGCTGCCCGGGATGCTCCAGTGGCTGTCCTCGGTCGCCTGGGACGCGTTGATCGGCCTGTTCGGCGGGGATGCGCTGGCGCGGCTGTGCGGCTGGCCGTTCTGGCTCGGCGTACTGGTCATGATGGCCGCTCAGGGGGCCCTCGGCGTCCTCGGCTACGAAGCCATCCACCGCCTGCAGATCGTCATGACGTTCGTGCTCGCCGTGGCCTTCGCGGTGATCGCCTGGCGGATGCTCGACGGGGTCCACCCCGCGACGACCGGGGCCGCGTCCGGCGCCGACCGGGCGGGCGCGTTCGTGCTCACCAGCACCATCGCGCTGAGCCTGTCGCTCTCCTGGGCGCCGTACGCCGGTGACTTCAGCCGCTATCTGCCGCGTTCGACGTCCCGGCCGCGGATGTTCTGGTGCACCCTGATCGGGCTCGTCGCGTCCTTCGTCGCCGTGCAGGTCCTCGGACTGTGGGGCGCGTCGGTGCTGACCGACCAGACGGCGGCGGGCGTGGACTCGCTGCTGGGCGGTGGCTCCGCGGGAGCGTTCGGGCTGCTGGCCGTGGCACTCGCCGCGGTGTGCAGCAACGCGATGAACGACTACAGCGGTTCGCTGGCCCTCCAGACCCTGGGTGTGCGGATGCCGCGCCCGTTGGCGGCCGCCCTGGCCGCCGCGCTCGGCTTCCCGCTGGTGCTGTGGATGCACGCCGCCGACACGACGGCCCGCTTCCAGAACGTGCTGTTGTTCGTGGGCTGTTGGATCCCCGGGTTCGTCGCGATCGTCGTCGTGGACTGGATCGCCCGGGGGCGGGAGCGTGGGGACGCCCCGGTCGACGTCGCCGTCGAGATGTCCCGTCCGCGTTCCGGATGGCCGTCGCTGGTGGCCTTCGTCGCGGCGTTCGGCGCGGCGGTGCCGTTCATGGACACGAGCCTGTACGTCGGTCCGGTGGCCGACGCGCTGCACGGCGCCGATCTCTCCTACTACGTGGCGTTCCTCGTCGCCCTCGCCCTCTACGCCCCGCTGCGGCTGCGCCGCCGCGTCTGA
- a CDS encoding alpha/beta fold hydrolase, which yields MTVISLKSAQVREGLALPYAEAGYPSGTPVVFVHGLADSWWSFEPLLRRLPASLHGYAPTQRGHGDAGRPPEGYAPDDFAADLVDFLNAVDIPRAVLVGASSGGVPARIVAGSHPDRIAGLVLLGVPGALADKPAVTRMVGAMEDLADPVPRAFVEDFLAGTATRPIARGFVETMVEENLKLPAYVWKDTARGLLDADLPATLAGILVPTLVIWGEQDEFLPREDQQTILDAVHGAEFLAYPETGHCLHWEQPERVVADIAAFVTRIEHPGTRAGGR from the coding sequence GTGACCGTGATCTCCCTGAAGTCCGCGCAGGTGCGGGAAGGTCTCGCTCTCCCGTACGCCGAAGCCGGCTACCCCAGTGGTACGCCGGTCGTCTTCGTACACGGTCTGGCCGACTCCTGGTGGTCCTTCGAACCGCTCCTGAGGCGCCTTCCCGCGTCCCTGCACGGATACGCGCCCACGCAGCGCGGGCACGGCGATGCCGGCCGGCCCCCGGAGGGCTACGCTCCGGACGATTTCGCCGCCGACCTGGTGGACTTCCTGAACGCGGTCGACATCCCCCGGGCCGTCCTGGTCGGGGCGTCCAGCGGCGGCGTACCGGCCCGGATCGTCGCCGGCAGCCATCCCGACCGCATCGCGGGCCTGGTCCTGCTCGGTGTCCCCGGCGCCCTCGCGGACAAGCCGGCGGTGACCAGGATGGTCGGCGCCATGGAGGATCTGGCCGATCCCGTGCCCCGCGCGTTCGTCGAGGACTTCCTGGCCGGCACGGCGACCCGCCCGATCGCCCGGGGGTTCGTCGAGACCATGGTGGAGGAGAATCTCAAGCTCCCCGCGTACGTCTGGAAGGACACGGCCCGCGGTCTCCTCGACGCCGATCTCCCCGCGACCCTCGCCGGCATCCTGGTGCCCACACTCGTCATCTGGGGTGAACAGGACGAGTTCCTGCCCCGAGAGGACCAGCAGACCATCCTGGACGCGGTGCACGGCGCGGAATTCCTCGCCTACCCGGAGACCGGCCACTGCCTCCACTGGGAACAGCCCGAACGCGTGGTCGCCGACATCGCCGCGTTCGTCACGCGGATCGAGCACCCCGGCACGCGAGCCGGCGGCCGCTGA
- a CDS encoding response regulator transcription factor — protein MAEARTFSERNPIRVFLLDDHEVVRRGLTDLLDAEPDISVVGDAGNVEHALLRGPALRPDVAVLDVRLPDGDGITVCRELRSQMPELSCLMLTSFDDEEALLDAIMAGAAGYVLKQIKGSDLVSAVRTVASGQSMLDPTTTARLMRKLRTDPAEEPPLSPELAGLSPRERDILALIGGGLTNREIGKELYLSEKTVKNHISRLLAKLGVQRRVQAAVLANQLEHPEAAGHHSTR, from the coding sequence ATGGCCGAGGCGCGTACGTTCTCCGAGCGGAACCCGATCAGGGTCTTCCTGCTGGACGACCACGAGGTGGTGCGCCGCGGTCTCACGGACCTGCTGGACGCCGAGCCCGACATCTCGGTGGTCGGCGACGCGGGCAACGTGGAGCACGCCCTGCTGCGCGGCCCCGCACTGCGCCCCGACGTGGCCGTTCTCGACGTACGCCTGCCGGACGGCGACGGCATCACCGTCTGCCGGGAACTGCGCAGCCAGATGCCCGAGCTGTCCTGCCTGATGCTGACGTCCTTCGACGACGAGGAAGCGCTGCTCGACGCGATCATGGCCGGGGCGGCGGGCTACGTACTGAAGCAGATCAAGGGTTCCGACCTGGTCTCCGCGGTCCGCACCGTCGCGTCCGGCCAGTCGATGCTGGACCCCACGACGACCGCCCGGCTGATGCGCAAGCTGCGCACGGACCCGGCCGAGGAACCGCCCCTCTCGCCCGAGCTCGCCGGCCTCTCGCCGCGTGAGCGGGACATCCTCGCGCTGATCGGGGGCGGGCTCACGAACCGCGAGATCGGCAAGGAGCTCTATCTCTCCGAGAAGACGGTGAAGAACCACATCTCCCGGCTGCTGGCCAAGCTCGGCGTCCAGCGCCGCGTCCAGGCCGCGGTCCTGGCCAACCAGCTCGAACACCCGGAAGCGGCCGGCCACCACTCCACGCGCTGA
- the thiD gene encoding bifunctional hydroxymethylpyrimidine kinase/phosphomethylpyrimidine kinase — MTAPPRVLTIAGSDSGGGAGVQADLKTMLALGAHGMSVLTAVTAQNSVGVQGAWELPEEAVRAQYRSVVDDIGVQAVKTGMLSSPGLVTTVAELLSDVGVPVVVDPVSVSKHGDRLLADDALDAVRTRLLPRATVATPNLDEVAQLTGVKVDDETGMRRAAGLLLAFGPRWVLVKGGHLPGQAVDLLTDGTSEHWLRAPRHDNRHTHGTGCTLASAIAVGLAEGLSVPEAVRRAKTYVTAAIEAGFALGAGIGPVDHGWRLRRTD; from the coding sequence ATGACCGCCCCGCCCCGCGTCCTGACGATCGCCGGCTCCGATTCCGGCGGAGGCGCAGGAGTCCAGGCCGACTTGAAGACCATGCTCGCGCTGGGCGCCCACGGGATGAGCGTGCTCACCGCTGTGACCGCGCAGAACTCCGTGGGTGTGCAGGGGGCTTGGGAGCTGCCCGAGGAGGCGGTACGCGCCCAGTACCGCAGTGTGGTCGACGACATCGGCGTGCAGGCCGTGAAGACGGGGATGCTCTCGTCACCCGGCCTCGTCACCACGGTCGCCGAGTTGCTGTCCGACGTGGGCGTCCCGGTCGTCGTGGACCCGGTGAGCGTCTCCAAGCACGGGGACCGGCTGCTGGCCGACGACGCGCTGGACGCCGTACGGACCCGGTTGCTGCCGCGGGCGACCGTGGCCACCCCGAATCTCGACGAGGTCGCCCAGCTCACCGGGGTGAAGGTGGACGACGAGACGGGCATGCGCCGGGCCGCGGGGCTGCTGCTCGCGTTCGGTCCCCGTTGGGTGCTCGTGAAGGGGGGCCATCTGCCGGGCCAGGCAGTCGACTTGCTCACCGACGGAACATCCGAGCACTGGCTGCGCGCGCCCCGCCACGACAACCGGCACACGCACGGCACGGGGTGCACGCTCGCCTCGGCCATCGCGGTGGGCCTGGCCGAGGGCCTTTCGGTGCCGGAGGCCGTACGACGGGCCAAGACGTACGTGACGGCCGCGATCGAGGCCGGTTTCGCGCTCGGTGCCGGTATCGGACCGGTGGACCACGGGTGGCGGCTGCGCCGCACCGACTGA